The following are from one region of the Longimicrobiaceae bacterium genome:
- a CDS encoding S8 family serine peptidase, producing the protein MRRTIPLAALVTALGLAACDEAPTLAPEAAGPSAAQSENAPIYLVTFRDGVDVQSTAAEMARNGGFMLRYVRQHAARGFSAVIPAAHVDAVRNDPRVALVEKDGPVSLIRPVEGNARPGGGGGGGQTTPWGITRIGGAGDGTGKTAWVIDSGIDLAHADLNTSRNCHVHYAGRDPSDGNGHGTHVAGTIAAKNNGIDVVGVAANAYVCSVRVLGNSGSGTWEGVVNGVNFVAANGVAGEVANMSLGGSGSNATLEKAVLDAAAKGIIFTIAAGNDGDDASKYTPARVNGPNVFTISAIGTNDCLTSWSNYGLGVDFAAPGASILSTRKGGGTTTMSGTSMAAPHAAGVLLLGKANTSGFACGDPDGVPDPIIHR; encoded by the coding sequence ATGCGCCGCACGATCCCCCTGGCTGCGCTCGTCACCGCACTTGGTCTCGCCGCCTGCGACGAGGCTCCCACCCTGGCTCCGGAGGCTGCCGGGCCCAGCGCCGCGCAGTCCGAGAACGCGCCCATCTACCTGGTCACCTTCCGGGACGGGGTGGACGTGCAGAGCACGGCCGCGGAGATGGCGCGCAACGGCGGCTTCATGCTACGCTACGTGCGCCAGCACGCGGCACGCGGCTTCTCCGCCGTGATCCCGGCCGCGCACGTGGACGCCGTCCGGAACGACCCGCGCGTGGCGCTGGTGGAGAAGGACGGGCCCGTCTCGCTCATCCGGCCGGTGGAGGGGAACGCCCGCCCGGGCGGCGGCGGAGGCGGCGGGCAGACGACGCCCTGGGGGATCACCCGGATCGGCGGGGCCGGCGACGGCACCGGGAAGACGGCCTGGGTCATCGATTCCGGCATCGACCTCGCCCACGCCGACCTGAACACCAGCCGCAACTGCCACGTCCACTACGCCGGGCGCGACCCGAGCGACGGCAACGGGCACGGCACGCACGTGGCCGGCACCATCGCCGCCAAGAACAACGGGATCGACGTGGTGGGCGTGGCGGCCAACGCCTACGTCTGCTCGGTGCGCGTGCTCGGCAACAGCGGGAGCGGCACCTGGGAGGGCGTCGTCAACGGCGTCAACTTCGTGGCGGCCAACGGCGTCGCCGGCGAGGTGGCCAACATGAGCCTGGGCGGCAGCGGCTCCAACGCCACGCTGGAGAAGGCGGTCCTGGACGCGGCGGCCAAGGGGATCATCTTCACGATCGCGGCCGGGAACGACGGCGACGACGCGAGCAAGTACACCCCGGCCCGGGTCAACGGCCCGAACGTCTTCACCATCTCCGCGATCGGGACCAACGACTGCCTGACCTCCTGGTCCAACTACGGGCTGGGCGTGGACTTCGCGGCCCCGGGCGCGAGCATCCTCTCCACCCGCAAGGGCGGCGGCACCACCACCATGAGCGGCACCTCGATGGCCGCCCCGCACGCGGCCGGCGTCCTGCTCCTCGGCAAGGCCAACACGAGCGGCTTCGCCTGCGGCGACCCGGACGGCGTGCCGGATCCCATCATCCACCGGTGA
- a CDS encoding diacylglycerol kinase family protein — MAGPAGVGRAPGFAGVGLRRRRARYDRAQRRRASANSRGVSPLTGSHPSRDRRWSGIVHGRAGRYNPVDGPLPLACTPPPPRSVDSARYLVILNPAAGRGAAARAGSAIGSVLKAAGVRHHVVPTQARGHATEIALRAAGEGWTAVVAAGGDGTVHEVANGLLREAGDGPTVPMGIVPVGSGNDFAKLVGAPTDAAAATRRLLQATPRRVDAGRVGDRFFTNGVGIGLDARVGIEAAKVRRLRGIAIYLWALARVLPRFRPPRMRVELDGVLVADGPLTLVTAANGGCHGGGFWICPAARIDDGELDVAVADALGTLGILDLLPRVMRGTHVGRPRVRMLRARRIRVTSPDPLPVHADGEILSEAAHELEIKVLPGRLTVLG, encoded by the coding sequence ATGGCTGGACCGGCGGGGGTTGGGCGTGCCCCCGGCTTCGCCGGGGTCGGGCTGCGGCGCCGTAGAGCACGATACGACCGTGCTCAACGGCGGCGAGCCTCCGCAAACAGCCGCGGAGTCTCGCCCCTGACGGGCTCGCATCCCTCACGCGACCGGCGCTGGAGCGGCATTGTCCATGGGCGCGCGGGGCGATACAATCCCGTGGACGGTCCCCTCCCGCTGGCGTGCACGCCTCCTCCTCCCCGTTCCGTGGATTCAGCCCGCTATCTCGTGATCCTCAACCCCGCCGCGGGGCGGGGCGCCGCGGCGCGTGCGGGCAGCGCGATCGGCTCCGTGCTGAAAGCGGCCGGCGTCCGCCACCACGTCGTGCCCACGCAGGCGCGGGGGCATGCGACCGAGATCGCCCTGCGCGCGGCGGGCGAGGGGTGGACGGCGGTCGTGGCGGCCGGGGGCGACGGAACGGTGCACGAGGTGGCGAACGGGCTGCTCCGCGAGGCGGGGGACGGGCCCACCGTGCCGATGGGGATCGTCCCGGTGGGGAGCGGCAACGACTTCGCCAAGCTGGTGGGCGCCCCCACGGACGCCGCCGCCGCCACGCGCCGGCTCCTGCAGGCCACCCCGCGCCGGGTGGACGCGGGACGCGTGGGGGACCGCTTCTTCACCAACGGCGTGGGGATCGGGCTGGACGCGCGGGTGGGGATCGAGGCCGCGAAGGTCCGGCGCCTGCGCGGGATCGCCATCTACCTGTGGGCGCTGGCGCGGGTGCTCCCCCGCTTCCGCCCGCCCCGGATGCGGGTGGAGCTGGACGGAGTCCTGGTGGCGGACGGCCCGCTGACGCTGGTGACCGCGGCGAACGGCGGGTGCCACGGCGGGGGGTTCTGGATCTGCCCGGCGGCGCGGATCGACGACGGCGAGCTGGACGTGGCCGTCGCCGACGCGCTCGGCACGCTGGGGATCCTGGACCTCCTCCCCCGCGTGATGCGCGGGACGCACGTGGGACGGCCGAGGGTGCGGATGCTCCGCGCCCGCCGCATCCGCGTCACCAGCCCGGACCCGCTCCCCGTCCACGCCGATGGCGAGATCCTCTCGGAAGCCGCGCACGAGCTGGAGATCAAGGTGCTGCCGGGGAGGCTGACGGTGCTGGGATAG
- a CDS encoding ATP-binding cassette domain-containing protein, translating into MLEVRARKRLPDFVLEVDFTVRDEVLVLFGPSGAGKTMTLRLVAGLERPDAGEIVLDGRTLVSRERRVWVPPRERRCGFVFQDLALFPHLDVRANVLFGARAEGAEARERLERLLARFRIAHLARRYPAELSGGEAQRVALARALMSDPAVLLLDEPFSSLDADTRRAVQDEVLAAHDTWRIPFVFVTHDREEAERLGDRMVFIREGRMVEG; encoded by the coding sequence GTGCTTGAGGTGCGGGCGCGGAAGCGGCTCCCGGACTTCGTCCTGGAGGTGGACTTCACGGTGCGCGACGAGGTGCTGGTCCTCTTCGGCCCCTCCGGGGCGGGGAAGACCATGACGCTGCGGCTGGTCGCCGGGCTGGAGCGCCCCGACGCCGGGGAGATCGTGCTGGACGGGCGGACGCTGGTCTCCCGCGAGCGGCGCGTGTGGGTCCCCCCGCGGGAGCGGCGCTGCGGCTTCGTGTTCCAGGACCTGGCCCTCTTCCCGCACCTGGACGTGCGCGCCAACGTGCTCTTCGGCGCCCGCGCGGAGGGTGCGGAGGCGCGCGAGCGGCTGGAGCGCCTCCTCGCCCGCTTCCGCATCGCCCACCTGGCGCGCCGCTACCCCGCCGAGCTCTCCGGCGGCGAGGCGCAGCGGGTGGCGCTCGCGCGCGCCCTGATGAGCGACCCCGCCGTGCTCCTGCTGGACGAGCCCTTCTCCTCCCTGGATGCCGACACCCGCCGCGCCGTGCAGGACGAGGTGCTGGCCGCCCACGACACCTGGCGCATCCCCTTCGTCTTCGTCACCCACGACCGCGAGGAGGCCGAGAGGCTGGGCGACCGGATGGTGTTCATCCGCGAGGGGCGGATGGTGGAGGGCTAG